A genomic region of Synechococcus sp. NOUM97013 contains the following coding sequences:
- a CDS encoding MEKHLA domain-containing protein: MAEAAPWLTQESQGLTSILLRSHQRAFGRALLACDRPGTSRRLTNQELFSSAMAVLAHDSSNDPRLIYANATALRLWQRPWPEMIGMPSRYTAEEGARRERASALQQAQRQDAIEGYRGIRVSGNGRRFMINNARIWTLWDEENRSFGQAAAFSNWYWIVP, encoded by the coding sequence GTGGCTGAGGCAGCACCCTGGCTGACACAAGAGAGTCAGGGGCTCACCTCCATTTTGCTGCGATCGCATCAACGGGCCTTCGGGAGAGCACTGCTTGCTTGCGATCGTCCAGGGACGTCACGGCGGCTGACCAACCAGGAGCTGTTCAGCAGCGCCATGGCGGTGCTGGCCCATGACAGCAGCAACGACCCGCGCTTGATCTATGCCAATGCCACGGCTCTACGCCTCTGGCAACGCCCCTGGCCCGAGATGATCGGCATGCCGTCGCGTTACACCGCTGAAGAAGGGGCACGACGGGAGCGTGCCTCCGCCCTACAGCAGGCACAGCGCCAGGACGCCATCGAGGGCTACCGAGGCATCCGCGTCAGCGGAAATGGACGCCGATTCATGATCAACAACGCCAGGATCTGGACCCTTTGGGATGAAGAAAATCGCAGCTTCGGACAGGCTGCCGCTTTCTCCAACTGGTATTGGATTGTGCCCTGA
- a CDS encoding Hsp20/alpha crystallin family protein has translation MITLRQSPFDLFERLDQQLSQAERVPAAEIHETADHYSVRLELPGVARDSIDVKATDRSLSVSAERQPLQPEASEEAADSTETALLSEFRYGTWSRSFRFAQGLNREAITANYRDGVLEITAGKTQSHTSVTVAVDA, from the coding sequence ATGATCACCCTTCGCCAATCCCCCTTCGATCTGTTCGAGCGCCTCGACCAGCAGCTGTCCCAGGCGGAGCGGGTTCCCGCAGCCGAGATTCACGAAACCGCCGACCACTACTCCGTGCGCCTGGAACTGCCCGGCGTCGCCCGCGACTCGATCGATGTGAAGGCCACCGACCGCAGCTTGAGCGTCAGCGCCGAGCGGCAACCCCTGCAGCCTGAAGCGTCCGAAGAAGCGGCTGACTCCACCGAAACAGCCCTACTCAGCGAATTCCGCTACGGCACCTGGAGCCGCAGCTTCCGCTTTGCCCAGGGTTTAAACCGAGAGGCCATCACCGCCAACTACCGAGACGGCGTGCTGGAAATCACGGCGGGTAAAACCCAAAGTCACACCAGCGTGACGGTGGCTGTGGACGCCTGA
- a CDS encoding NRAMP family divalent metal transporter encodes MSSSAVNAISGVRRSLGPGILLAGACIGGSHLMSSTTAGARFGFALVGLILLTNLVKYPFLRVGSRFTAATGLSLLEGFQQRSKTYLPLYLLVSLFTGTFTIAAVSFVAGLLLTNVPLLVDSNPFALSIAVLAACGLILLFGHYRALDRLSKVLVALLTLLTGVAAASLLIRGPAGDVASTWLAADPSPWQLADLGFLIPLMGWMPGPVEMCVWPSLWMFSRARDSDHTASLKEAETDFNLGYGITVVTSMFFVILGAYTMYGTGDGMMQGSGVAFAQNLIRIYTDAMGTWAAWIIIPAAFAAMFSTTLTCLDAYPRSISAIQGLLQGVDRGDSAPGPQRRRLGLWILLHLLAALVALLWAYSGGITVKDFVFGAMTGSFLTAPVFAWMAMDTMNSPLVEPQHRDGPAMRALSWFGLVFLVGFSLLFIGWSLTR; translated from the coding sequence ATGTCATCCAGCGCCGTCAACGCGATCTCAGGCGTGCGACGCAGCCTCGGCCCCGGCATCTTGTTGGCCGGTGCCTGCATCGGTGGCTCCCACCTGATGTCGTCCACCACCGCCGGTGCCCGTTTTGGGTTTGCTCTGGTGGGCCTGATCCTGCTCACCAACTTGGTGAAATATCCCTTTCTTCGGGTCGGAAGCCGCTTCACGGCTGCCACGGGGCTGTCTTTGCTGGAGGGATTTCAGCAGCGCAGCAAGACCTATCTGCCCTTGTATCTGCTGGTGAGTTTGTTCACCGGGACGTTCACGATTGCGGCGGTGAGCTTCGTGGCGGGGCTGCTGCTCACCAACGTGCCCTTGCTGGTTGACAGCAACCCCTTTGCCTTGTCGATCGCTGTTCTGGCGGCCTGTGGCTTGATCCTTCTGTTTGGTCATTACCGGGCTCTGGATCGATTGTCGAAGGTGCTGGTGGCGTTGCTCACCCTGCTCACCGGGGTGGCCGCGGCGTCCTTGCTGATCCGCGGTCCCGCCGGCGATGTGGCCTCCACCTGGCTTGCGGCCGATCCTTCTCCTTGGCAGCTGGCCGACCTTGGTTTTCTGATCCCATTGATGGGCTGGATGCCGGGGCCCGTGGAGATGTGCGTGTGGCCATCGCTCTGGATGTTCTCCCGTGCCCGCGACAGTGATCACACGGCATCGCTCAAGGAGGCCGAGACCGACTTCAATCTCGGTTACGGCATCACGGTGGTCACGTCCATGTTCTTCGTGATCCTTGGTGCCTACACGATGTATGGCACCGGCGACGGAATGATGCAGGGAAGTGGCGTCGCTTTCGCCCAGAACCTCATCCGCATCTACACCGACGCCATGGGCACCTGGGCCGCCTGGATCATCATTCCAGCGGCCTTCGCTGCCATGTTCAGCACCACGCTCACTTGTCTGGATGCCTATCCGCGCAGCATCTCCGCCATTCAGGGTTTGTTGCAGGGCGTGGATCGGGGCGACTCGGCGCCCGGCCCCCAGCGCCGGCGGCTGGGGCTGTGGATCCTGCTTCATCTGTTGGCGGCCCTGGTGGCGCTGCTTTGGGCTTACAGCGGTGGCATCACCGTCAAGGATTTCGTGTTCGGTGCGATGACGGGCAGTTTCCTCACGGCGCCGGTGTTCGCCTGGATGGCGATGGACACCATGAACAGTCCCTTAGTGGAGCCGCAGCATCGCGATGGACCGGCCATGCGGGCGCTCAGTTGGTTTGGTCTGGTGTTTCTGGTGGGCTTCAGCTTGTTGTTCATTGGCTGGTCGCTCACGCGTTGA
- a CDS encoding diflavin flavoprotein — protein sequence MVAAAPAVTGRLSLQCEAIASDSSTIRSLDWERSRFDIEFGLRNGTTYNSFLVRGERTALIDTSHAKFRDTWIPMLQEQIDPKAIDVLIVSHTEPDHSGLIGDLLDLNPEIEIVGSKVAIQFLENQVHRPFKSRAVKSGDELDLGTNSDSGVSHRFEFLSAPNLHWPDTIFSFDHGTGVLYTCDAFGLHYCSDDVFDCDPGAIAPDFRFYYDCLMGPNARSVLQALKRMDGLPEINTIAVGHGPLLREHLQHWLDDYRTWSGQRSKGESYAAVCYLSQYGFSDRISQAIAHGIGKAEAQVQLVDLRATDPQELTALIGDAKAVVVPTWPAEPDSDLQAAIGTLLAALGPKQTVGVYDAFGGNDAPIDAVASQLRSQGQKEAFAPLRIRQLPSGADYQRCEEAGTDLGQLLTRAKTIAAMKSLDGDLDKALGRLSGGLYVVTASQGEGEAQRRSAMVASWVSQASFAPPGLTVAVAKDRAIETLMQVGDRFVLNVLRDDNHQELMRHFLKRFLPGADRFEGVNVLEGVADGGPVLGDALAYLGCRVEQRMEGPDHWIIYAVVEQGNVADTEAITAVHHRKVGNHY from the coding sequence ATGGTCGCCGCCGCCCCGGCTGTCACCGGACGTTTGAGTCTTCAGTGCGAGGCGATTGCGTCCGACAGCAGCACGATCCGTTCCCTCGACTGGGAACGCAGCCGCTTCGACATTGAGTTTGGACTGCGCAACGGAACTACCTACAACAGCTTTTTGGTGCGCGGGGAACGCACCGCCCTGATTGACACCAGCCACGCCAAGTTCCGTGACACCTGGATCCCAATGCTGCAGGAGCAGATTGATCCAAAGGCGATCGATGTTTTGATCGTCAGCCACACCGAACCCGATCACTCCGGCCTGATTGGCGATCTGCTGGATCTGAATCCCGAGATTGAAATCGTGGGATCCAAGGTTGCTATTCAGTTCCTGGAGAACCAGGTGCACAGGCCGTTCAAATCACGGGCGGTGAAAAGTGGCGACGAACTGGATCTCGGCACGAACAGCGACAGCGGTGTGAGCCATCGCTTTGAGTTCCTTAGCGCTCCCAACCTGCACTGGCCGGACACGATCTTCTCTTTCGATCACGGCACGGGCGTTCTCTACACCTGTGATGCCTTCGGACTGCATTACTGCTCCGATGATGTCTTCGACTGCGATCCAGGCGCGATCGCGCCCGATTTCCGCTTTTACTACGACTGCTTGATGGGCCCCAATGCCCGCAGCGTGCTGCAGGCGCTCAAGCGCATGGATGGGCTGCCGGAGATCAACACGATTGCTGTGGGCCATGGACCCTTGCTGCGTGAACATCTGCAGCATTGGCTCGACGACTACCGCACCTGGAGCGGTCAGCGCAGCAAAGGCGAAAGCTATGCCGCTGTCTGCTATCTGAGCCAATACGGTTTTTCTGATCGCATCAGTCAGGCCATCGCCCATGGCATCGGCAAAGCCGAAGCTCAGGTGCAACTCGTGGACCTGCGCGCCACGGATCCCCAGGAACTGACGGCACTGATTGGCGATGCCAAGGCGGTGGTGGTGCCCACCTGGCCCGCAGAGCCCGACAGCGATCTGCAGGCAGCCATCGGCACGCTTCTAGCTGCCCTCGGTCCCAAACAGACGGTCGGGGTTTACGACGCCTTTGGCGGCAATGACGCGCCCATCGATGCTGTGGCCAGCCAATTGCGCAGCCAAGGACAAAAGGAAGCATTTGCGCCGCTGCGCATCCGACAGCTTCCCTCCGGTGCCGACTACCAGCGCTGCGAAGAAGCCGGAACGGACCTGGGTCAACTGCTGACACGCGCCAAAACCATCGCCGCCATGAAGAGCCTCGATGGTGACCTCGACAAAGCACTGGGACGGCTCAGCGGTGGTCTGTATGTGGTGACCGCCAGTCAGGGCGAAGGCGAGGCCCAACGACGCAGTGCCATGGTCGCTAGCTGGGTCAGCCAGGCCAGCTTTGCGCCCCCAGGCCTGACCGTGGCCGTCGCCAAGGACCGCGCGATCGAAACGCTGATGCAGGTGGGCGATCGGTTCGTGCTCAACGTGCTGCGGGACGACAACCATCAAGAGCTGATGCGTCACTTCCTCAAGCGCTTCCTTCCCGGTGCCGATCGCTTCGAAGGTGTGAACGTTCTGGAGGGCGTTGCGGACGGTGGTCCGGTGCTCGGTGATGCCCTGGCCTATCTCGGCTGCCGGGTGGAACAGCGGATGGAAGGGCCTGACCACTGGATCATCTACGCCGTTGTGGAACAGGGCAACGTGGCCGACACCGAAGCCATCACCGCCGTGCATCACCGCAAAGTGGGGAACCACTACTGA
- a CDS encoding diflavin flavoprotein, which produces MAETSAPTAAASQRDVITLPISPGLVCLRGLSPQRLRFELEYALERGSTANSFLFEAGSAADGQPCPALLVHPPGAAYADVFLPALASALPDGCDELLVVVGHVNPNRVALLRSLAEIYSQITLICSNPGAKLLQELWMQRKPLPPGELDERPPLPSLPELRVIRQEQSLPLSHGHTLDLLPAPTPRWPGGLLAFEQSEGLLMSDKLFSAHVCTPDWAESNRSATEEERRHFYDSLMAPMASQVDAVVGRLEELDIRTIAPGHGPAIEASWRSLLNDYRRWGETHQNATLNVALLFASAYGNTAAIADALARGVSRTGVAVCSLNCEFTPSDELLKTIRSADAILMGSPTLGGHAPTPIVSALGTVLAEGDRSKPVGVFGSFGWSGEAVDLLENKLRDGGFSFGFEPIRIKFSPDRTKVKELEETGTRFARQLLRAEQRAQRRSAGGMSESRSDPAVLALGRVVGSLCVLTTRKAELSGAMVASWVSQASFSPPGLTVAVAKDRAVEALLHKGDRFALNVLAEGRETGPMKQFLQPFEPGADRFAGLDLESSPSEQPLLPNALAWMEGEVKQRMECGDHWLIYAEVLHGGLFDKEGSTAVHQRRSGANY; this is translated from the coding sequence ATGGCTGAGACGTCAGCGCCGACCGCAGCCGCCAGCCAACGGGACGTGATCACCCTGCCCATCAGCCCCGGACTGGTGTGCCTGCGCGGCCTCAGCCCGCAACGGCTCCGCTTCGAGCTGGAATATGCCTTGGAGCGCGGCAGCACCGCCAACAGTTTTCTGTTTGAGGCTGGCTCTGCAGCCGATGGCCAGCCCTGTCCTGCACTGCTGGTGCACCCCCCCGGAGCGGCCTATGCGGATGTGTTCCTGCCCGCCCTGGCGTCGGCTCTCCCCGACGGTTGTGATGAGCTGCTGGTGGTGGTGGGCCATGTGAATCCCAACCGGGTGGCTCTGCTGCGCTCCCTGGCGGAGATCTATTCCCAGATCACGCTGATCTGCTCCAACCCCGGGGCCAAGCTGCTGCAGGAGCTGTGGATGCAGCGAAAGCCCCTGCCCCCAGGGGAACTGGACGAGCGTCCGCCACTGCCATCGCTGCCGGAGCTGCGGGTGATCCGCCAAGAGCAGAGCTTGCCCCTCAGCCATGGGCACACCCTGGACCTATTGCCGGCACCTACCCCGCGCTGGCCTGGCGGCCTGCTGGCGTTTGAGCAGAGCGAGGGGCTGTTGATGAGTGACAAGCTCTTCTCCGCCCATGTCTGTACCCCGGACTGGGCCGAAAGCAACCGCAGCGCCACCGAAGAGGAGCGACGCCACTTTTACGACTCGCTGATGGCCCCGATGGCCAGCCAGGTGGATGCCGTGGTGGGACGCCTCGAAGAGCTCGACATCCGCACGATCGCGCCGGGACACGGTCCCGCCATCGAAGCCAGCTGGCGCAGCCTGCTCAATGACTACCGGCGCTGGGGCGAAACCCACCAGAACGCCACGCTGAACGTGGCCCTGCTGTTCGCTAGCGCCTACGGCAACACCGCCGCTATCGCGGATGCCTTGGCCCGCGGCGTGAGCCGCACGGGTGTCGCCGTATGCAGCCTCAACTGCGAGTTCACCCCCAGCGATGAACTGCTGAAAACGATTCGCTCCGCCGACGCCATCCTGATGGGGTCACCGACGCTGGGCGGCCACGCGCCCACTCCGATCGTTTCAGCTCTAGGAACCGTTCTGGCGGAGGGTGATCGCAGCAAACCCGTCGGGGTGTTCGGCAGCTTCGGCTGGAGCGGAGAAGCGGTGGATCTTCTGGAAAACAAGCTGCGGGACGGCGGTTTCAGCTTCGGCTTTGAGCCGATCCGCATCAAGTTCAGCCCGGACCGCACCAAGGTGAAGGAGCTGGAGGAAACCGGCACCCGCTTTGCCAGGCAACTGCTACGCGCGGAGCAGCGGGCGCAGAGGCGCAGTGCCGGTGGCATGAGCGAAAGCCGCAGCGATCCCGCGGTGCTGGCCCTGGGACGCGTGGTGGGATCCCTGTGCGTTCTCACCACGCGGAAGGCTGAGCTCAGTGGAGCGATGGTGGCCAGCTGGGTCAGCCAGGCCAGCTTTTCTCCTCCCGGACTCACCGTTGCGGTGGCCAAAGATCGTGCAGTGGAAGCGCTGCTGCATAAGGGCGATCGCTTCGCGCTCAACGTGCTGGCCGAAGGACGCGAAACCGGTCCGATGAAGCAATTTCTGCAGCCATTCGAACCGGGGGCGGACCGCTTCGCAGGACTGGATCTGGAGAGCAGTCCTTCCGAGCAACCGCTTCTACCGAACGCTCTGGCCTGGATGGAAGGCGAAGTGAAGCAGCGGATGGAATGCGGAGACCACTGGCTGATCTATGCCGAAGTTCTGCATGGCGGCCTGTTCGACAAGGAGGGCAGCACCGCCGTGCATCAGCGCCGCAGCGGTGCGAACTACTAG
- a CDS encoding rubrerythrin family protein — MDLSKPNTHANLEAAFGGESMANRKYLFFADVAKALGHKELAKLFRDTAAQETEHAFAHFRLLHPELVVEDPAALSDEQKQTMLRRCLELAIEGETYEYTTMYPEFTAQAQKDRDGGAAAEFAEQSQESATHADGFRTAAKNFGLLTPIEKHHAETYGVALKALQGKGTAGQAEQPIPGQWICKQCSMIYDPVAGDPDSGIAPGTPFEAIPDDWECPICGARKASFVPYRAAELKAA; from the coding sequence ATGGATCTCTCCAAACCCAATACGCACGCCAATCTCGAGGCCGCTTTTGGTGGCGAGAGCATGGCCAACCGCAAATACCTGTTCTTCGCCGATGTGGCCAAGGCACTGGGCCACAAGGAGCTGGCCAAGTTGTTCCGCGACACCGCCGCCCAGGAAACGGAACACGCCTTTGCCCATTTCCGCCTGCTGCATCCTGAGCTGGTGGTGGAGGATCCGGCGGCCTTGAGCGATGAGCAGAAGCAGACCATGCTCCGCCGCTGCCTCGAGCTCGCCATCGAGGGCGAAACCTATGAGTACACCACCATGTATCCGGAGTTCACAGCCCAGGCCCAGAAAGACCGAGACGGTGGCGCAGCGGCGGAATTCGCCGAGCAGTCCCAGGAATCCGCCACCCATGCCGACGGCTTCCGCACTGCAGCCAAGAACTTCGGCCTGCTCACCCCGATTGAGAAGCATCACGCCGAAACCTATGGCGTGGCTCTGAAAGCACTGCAGGGCAAAGGCACAGCAGGGCAGGCCGAGCAACCGATCCCGGGCCAATGGATCTGCAAGCAGTGCTCGATGATCTACGACCCCGTGGCCGGCGATCCTGATTCCGGCATTGCCCCCGGCACCCCGTTTGAAGCGATTCCCGACGACTGGGAATGCCCGATCTGTGGCGCCCGGAAGGCCAGCTTCGTGCCCTACAGGGCCGCGGAATTGAAGGCAGCCTGA
- a CDS encoding NADPH-dependent FMN reductase: protein MSSTSSPDVLVIAASNGENLSLAQRVVAQVHSQGKRAELLDLTSLDLPLFTPRVKEQGMPAGVRPLHHQLMAAPRWVICAPEYNGSIPPVLTNAIAWLSVQGDDFRTLFNGRPVAMASFSGGAGIELLTVLRIQLTHLGAQVVGRTLAGNRSRPPQDSSIQDVLKRLLQMSPLSL, encoded by the coding sequence ATGAGCTCAACCAGCAGTCCTGATGTGCTCGTCATCGCCGCCAGCAATGGCGAGAACCTGAGCCTGGCGCAGCGGGTTGTGGCGCAGGTGCACAGCCAGGGGAAGCGCGCCGAACTGCTGGACCTCACCAGCCTCGACCTTCCCCTGTTCACACCGCGGGTCAAGGAGCAAGGCATGCCCGCAGGCGTGAGGCCCCTGCACCACCAACTGATGGCGGCACCCCGCTGGGTGATCTGCGCGCCGGAATACAACGGCTCCATTCCGCCGGTGCTCACCAACGCCATCGCCTGGCTGTCGGTGCAGGGGGATGACTTCCGAACGCTGTTCAACGGTCGACCGGTGGCCATGGCCAGCTTCTCTGGCGGGGCCGGCATCGAATTGCTGACGGTGCTGCGCATCCAGCTCACCCATCTCGGGGCGCAGGTGGTGGGACGCACGCTGGCAGGCAATCGGTCACGGCCACCCCAGGACAGCTCCATCCAGGATGTGCTCAAGCGCCTGCTGCAGATGTCGCCCCTGAGCCTTTGA
- a CDS encoding pirin-like bicupin family protein — protein MSDLSAEAQQQDAALLRRPGPERFHTQTEWLDSFHSFSFAGHYSPDWMGFGPLRVINDDVIAAGRGFGMHSHRDMEIITVMVDGQLTHRDSLGNSGLLQTGEVQRMSAGTGIVHSEMNEADQSCRLLQIWIEPSKDGLAPSYEQRAVHLRANDWTPVLDPLDPEAMAIQRPVHLWRAQVARGKTLELPSVEASQYWLQVIDGEIELKSLSSRNTLRKGDGLGFRGRPTGLQSLESRCDQSDLLLFALN, from the coding sequence ATGTCCGACCTCTCCGCAGAAGCCCAGCAGCAGGACGCGGCCCTACTGCGGCGCCCGGGCCCCGAACGGTTTCACACGCAAACCGAGTGGCTGGACTCCTTCCACAGCTTCTCCTTCGCAGGCCACTACTCCCCCGACTGGATGGGCTTCGGGCCCTTGCGGGTGATCAATGACGACGTCATTGCTGCAGGCCGTGGATTCGGCATGCACTCCCACCGCGACATGGAGATCATCACCGTGATGGTGGACGGTCAACTCACCCATCGCGACTCGCTGGGCAACAGCGGCTTGCTGCAGACCGGAGAGGTGCAGCGCATGAGCGCCGGCACGGGCATCGTGCACAGCGAGATGAACGAGGCCGACCAGAGCTGCCGGCTGTTGCAGATCTGGATTGAACCCAGCAAGGACGGCCTCGCTCCCAGCTATGAACAGCGGGCGGTGCACCTCCGCGCCAACGACTGGACTCCGGTGCTCGATCCTCTGGACCCCGAGGCCATGGCCATCCAGCGCCCTGTCCACCTCTGGCGCGCCCAGGTCGCCAGGGGCAAGACCCTTGAACTACCGAGCGTTGAAGCGTCGCAGTACTGGCTTCAGGTCATTGATGGCGAGATCGAACTGAAGTCGCTCAGCAGCAGAAACACACTTCGCAAAGGAGATGGCCTGGGCTTCCGCGGTCGTCCCACAGGCCTGCAGAGCCTCGAAAGCCGTTGCGATCAAAGCGATCTCCTCTTATTTGCCCTGAACTAA
- the gcvP gene encoding aminomethyl-transferring glycine dehydrogenase, producing MTLLEQRMVESQAKDHLSPFVQRHIGPGDAATQAMLAKLGFADLETFVRAVVPQDILDPEPPQGVLPAGADEAQALTELQQLAQSNRVMRSLIGLGYYGTVTPALIQRQVLENPAWYTAYTPYQAEIAQGRLEALLNFQTLISELTGLPIANASLLDESTAAAEAMSMSFGVCKRSEAKRFLVDAAVLPQTLAVLRTRAQPIGVQLEVADPDQFQWGSDVFGVLLQLPGRSGRLWDPSACIAQAHEQGALVTVAIDPLAQVLLEPVGRLGADIAVGSSQRFGVPMGGGGPHAAFFATRESYRRQLPGRIVGQSRDAEGRPALRLALQTREQHIRRDKATSNICTAQVLLAVMASFYAIHHGPEGLARIARRLVMLRSQFEQGLRALGLRLPDGCRFDSIDVICPQAPEIHRLALREGFNLRCLPDGAAMEAAEGFGISLDEHSDDAEVQRLLAVVAEALQVDAPAHDAHRALDSTLAGVPLRSAPWLQQPVFHRYRSETELLRYIQRLVSKDLSLVHGMIPLGSCTMKLNAAAELAPVSWREFGAIHPFAPADQLQGNQQMARDLERWLASLTGFAGVSLQPNAGSQGEFAGLLVIRAWHQSRGEGHRDVCLIPTSAHGTNPASAVMAGMRVVAVACDAQGNVDVDDLRLKVGDHAESLAALMVTYPSTHGVFETRIREICSLVHDHGGQVYLDGANLNAQVGLCRPGAFGADVCHLNLHKTFCIPHGGGGPGVGPIGVAEHLLPFLPGHPLTDCGGAQAISAVSAAPLGSAGILPISWMYLRLMGAAGLRQATAVALLSANYLAQRLDAHYPVLFRGEGGLVAHECILDLRGLRRSAGLEVDDLAKRLMDYGFHAPTVSWPVAGTVMVEPTESESLEELDRFCDAMIAIRAEAAAIESGASDPDNNPLRRAPHTLAAVTSDQWDRPYSREQAAFPLPDQRLSKFWPAVARIDNAHGDRNLVCTCPSVEELASVQPVR from the coding sequence ATGACTTTGCTGGAACAGCGCATGGTGGAGTCGCAAGCCAAGGACCATCTTTCTCCGTTTGTTCAGCGCCACATCGGGCCCGGCGATGCGGCGACCCAGGCCATGCTCGCCAAGCTCGGCTTTGCCGATCTCGAGACGTTCGTGCGGGCTGTGGTGCCGCAAGACATCCTGGATCCCGAGCCCCCGCAGGGGGTGCTTCCCGCTGGCGCCGATGAAGCCCAGGCGCTGACGGAACTGCAGCAACTTGCCCAGTCCAACCGCGTGATGCGCTCCTTGATCGGCCTGGGGTATTACGGCACGGTCACCCCAGCTCTGATCCAGCGTCAGGTGCTGGAGAACCCTGCTTGGTACACCGCCTACACCCCCTATCAGGCGGAGATTGCCCAGGGCCGGCTGGAGGCCTTGCTCAATTTCCAGACGCTGATCAGCGAGCTCACCGGGTTGCCGATCGCCAATGCATCACTGCTGGATGAATCCACCGCTGCCGCTGAAGCGATGTCCATGAGCTTCGGGGTGTGCAAGCGCTCCGAAGCCAAGCGTTTTCTGGTGGATGCCGCGGTGCTGCCACAGACCCTGGCGGTGCTGCGCACCAGGGCTCAGCCCATCGGGGTGCAGCTCGAGGTGGCTGACCCAGATCAGTTCCAGTGGGGATCTGATGTGTTCGGGGTGTTGCTGCAGTTGCCTGGACGCAGCGGACGCCTTTGGGATCCGAGCGCTTGCATCGCGCAGGCCCATGAACAGGGTGCGCTGGTCACCGTAGCCATTGACCCCCTGGCTCAGGTGCTGTTGGAACCTGTGGGCCGTCTCGGGGCTGACATCGCCGTGGGCAGCTCCCAGCGTTTCGGTGTACCGATGGGCGGCGGTGGCCCGCACGCTGCCTTTTTCGCAACCCGTGAGAGCTACCGGCGCCAGTTGCCAGGTCGCATCGTCGGTCAGTCCCGCGACGCTGAAGGGCGTCCTGCCTTGAGGTTGGCGCTGCAGACCCGCGAGCAACACATCCGCCGCGACAAGGCCACCAGCAACATCTGCACGGCGCAGGTGCTGCTGGCCGTGATGGCGTCCTTCTATGCCATCCATCACGGTCCGGAGGGGCTGGCGCGGATCGCCCGGCGATTGGTGATGTTGCGCTCTCAGTTCGAGCAAGGCCTGAGGGCCTTGGGATTGCGCCTGCCCGATGGCTGTCGCTTCGACAGCATTGATGTGATCTGCCCTCAGGCTCCGGAGATTCATCGCCTGGCGCTGCGGGAGGGGTTCAACCTGCGCTGTCTGCCCGATGGCGCTGCGATGGAGGCGGCGGAAGGGTTCGGCATCAGCCTGGATGAACACAGCGATGACGCCGAGGTGCAGCGGTTGCTGGCGGTCGTGGCCGAGGCGCTGCAGGTCGATGCTCCTGCTCATGACGCGCATCGGGCTCTTGATTCAACGCTGGCCGGAGTGCCCTTGCGGTCTGCGCCCTGGTTGCAGCAACCGGTGTTTCATCGCTACCGCAGCGAAACGGAGCTGCTGCGCTACATCCAGCGTCTGGTCAGCAAGGACCTCTCGCTGGTGCACGGCATGATCCCGCTCGGCAGCTGCACCATGAAGCTCAATGCTGCGGCGGAGCTGGCGCCGGTGAGTTGGCGTGAATTCGGCGCCATCCATCCGTTTGCTCCCGCAGATCAGCTCCAGGGCAATCAGCAAATGGCGCGGGATCTGGAGCGCTGGCTGGCGTCCCTGACTGGGTTTGCTGGGGTGTCTCTGCAGCCCAATGCCGGCTCCCAGGGGGAGTTTGCGGGTTTGTTGGTGATCCGTGCCTGGCATCAGTCCCGCGGCGAGGGCCACCGCGATGTCTGTTTGATCCCCACCAGTGCCCATGGCACCAATCCGGCTAGTGCCGTGATGGCCGGCATGCGCGTGGTGGCGGTCGCCTGCGACGCCCAAGGCAATGTGGATGTGGATGATCTGCGTTTGAAGGTCGGGGATCACGCCGAGTCCCTGGCGGCTCTGATGGTCACTTACCCCTCAACCCATGGGGTGTTCGAGACCCGCATCCGTGAGATCTGCAGCCTGGTTCACGACCATGGCGGCCAGGTGTATCTGGATGGGGCCAACCTCAATGCCCAGGTGGGCTTGTGCCGCCCGGGCGCGTTCGGCGCCGATGTCTGTCACCTCAATCTGCACAAGACGTTCTGCATCCCCCACGGGGGTGGTGGACCCGGGGTCGGCCCCATCGGTGTGGCCGAGCATCTGCTGCCCTTTTTGCCGGGTCATCCCCTGACGGACTGCGGCGGTGCGCAAGCGATCTCTGCGGTGTCGGCGGCGCCCCTGGGAAGCGCCGGGATTCTTCCGATCAGTTGGATGTACCTGCGCTTGATGGGGGCTGCCGGATTGCGTCAGGCAACGGCGGTTGCTTTGTTGTCGGCTAACTATCTCGCCCAGCGTTTGGATGCCCATTACCCCGTGTTGTTCCGGGGCGAGGGCGGCCTGGTGGCCCATGAATGCATTCTCGATCTGCGCGGCCTCCGTCGCAGCGCCGGTCTGGAGGTGGATGACCTGGCCAAGCGTTTGATGGATTACGGCTTCCATGCCCCGACGGTGAGCTGGCCTGTGGCGGGAACGGTGATGGTGGAACCGACGGAAAGTGAAAGCCTCGAGGAGCTGGATCGTTTCTGCGACGCCATGATCGCCATCCGCGCTGAAGCGGCTGCGATCGAGTCGGGCGCCAGTGACCCTGACAACAACCCCCTGCGCCGAGCGCCTCACACCCTGGCAGCAGTGACATCCGATCAATGGGATCGTCCCTACAGCCGTGAGCAGGCGGCCTTCCCCCTGCCGGATCAGCGGCTCAGCAAGTTCTGGCCGGCGGTGGCGCGCATTGATAACGCCCACGGTGATCGCAACCTTGTCTGCACCTGCCCGAGCGTGGAAGAGCTGGCTTCTGTTCAACCTGTGCGATAA